Proteins from one Mycobacterium sp. HUMS_12744610 genomic window:
- a CDS encoding TetR/AcrR family transcriptional regulator, which produces MAIPPSTSPDALQTRKVAGAAGTSTMAVYTHFGGMRGLIAAVAEEGLRQFDAALAAPQTDDPVADLLTTGLAYRRYAIERPHMYRLMFGSTSAHGINAPARNVLNLTVAEIEQHHPSFAHVVRGVHRCMAAGRIAAGPAHAGDAGVVATAAQFWTLMHGFVMLELAGYFGGDGAVVGPVLGTMTTNLLVSLGDSPERVRQSQRAASGAP; this is translated from the coding sequence TTGGCGATCCCGCCCTCCACCAGCCCCGACGCGCTGCAGACCCGCAAGGTCGCCGGCGCCGCGGGCACCTCGACGATGGCGGTGTACACCCACTTCGGCGGGATGCGCGGGCTCATCGCCGCGGTCGCCGAGGAGGGGCTGCGCCAGTTCGACGCGGCGCTGGCGGCGCCGCAGACCGACGACCCGGTGGCCGACCTGCTGACCACCGGCCTGGCCTACCGGCGCTATGCGATCGAGCGGCCCCACATGTACCGGCTGATGTTCGGCAGCACCAGCGCACACGGCATCAACGCCCCGGCACGCAACGTCCTGAACCTGACCGTCGCCGAGATCGAACAGCACCACCCCAGCTTCGCGCACGTCGTCCGGGGGGTGCACCGGTGCATGGCGGCCGGGCGGATCGCGGCGGGGCCGGCCCACGCCGGCGACGCCGGCGTGGTGGCGACGGCGGCGCAGTTCTGGACGTTGATGCACGGGTTCGTGATGCTCGAACTGGCCGGCTACTTCGGCGGCGACGGCGCGGTCGTCGGGCCGGTGCTCGGCACGATGACGACGAACCTGCTCGTCTCGCTGGGAGATTCGCCCGAACGGGTACGACAGTCGCAGCGGGCGGCGAGCGGCGCGCCCTGA
- the rplL gene encoding 50S ribosomal protein L7/L12, whose protein sequence is MAKMSSDELLDAFKEMTLLELSDFVKKFEETFEVTAAAPVAVAAAGPAGGGAPAEAAEEQSEFDVILEGAGDKKIGVIKVVREIVSGLGLKEAKDLVDGAPKPLLEKVAKEAAEEAKAKLEAAGATVTVK, encoded by the coding sequence ATGGCAAAGATGTCCAGCGACGAACTGCTCGACGCGTTCAAGGAAATGACCCTGTTGGAGCTGTCGGACTTCGTCAAGAAGTTCGAGGAGACCTTCGAGGTCACCGCGGCCGCCCCGGTCGCCGTCGCCGCGGCCGGCCCGGCCGGTGGTGGCGCCCCCGCCGAGGCCGCCGAGGAGCAGTCCGAGTTCGACGTCATCCTCGAGGGTGCCGGCGACAAGAAGATCGGCGTGATCAAGGTCGTCCGCGAGATCGTCTCGGGCCTGGGCCTCAAGGAGGCCAAGGACCTGGTCGACGGCGCCCCCAAGCCGCTGCTGGAGAAGGTCGCCAAGGAGGCCGCCGAGGAGGCCAAGGCCAAGCTCGAGGCCGCCGGCGCCACCGTCACCGTCAAGTAG
- the rplJ gene encoding 50S ribosomal protein L10, whose translation MARADKATAVADITEQFKGSTATLITEYRGLTVSNLAELRRSLGASTTYSVAKNTLIKRAASEAGIEGLDELFVGPTAIAFVTGEAVDAAKALKTFAKEHKALVIKGGYMDGRALTVAEVERIADLESREVLLAKLAGAMKGNLAKAAGLFNAPASQIARLAAALQEKKAAEPASAPAAEPASPPPASEAPTESSETPADAE comes from the coding sequence ATGGCCAGGGCTGACAAGGCCACCGCCGTTGCAGACATCACCGAGCAGTTCAAGGGCTCGACCGCCACCCTGATCACCGAATATCGCGGCTTGACGGTGAGTAACCTGGCCGAGCTGCGCCGGTCGCTGGGGGCCTCGACCACCTACTCGGTCGCCAAGAACACGCTGATCAAGCGGGCTGCGTCGGAGGCCGGGATCGAGGGTCTCGACGAGCTGTTCGTGGGCCCCACGGCCATCGCGTTCGTCACCGGCGAAGCCGTCGACGCCGCCAAGGCGCTGAAGACCTTCGCCAAGGAGCACAAGGCGCTGGTCATCAAGGGCGGCTACATGGACGGCCGCGCCCTGACGGTCGCCGAAGTCGAGCGCATCGCCGACCTCGAGTCCCGCGAGGTGTTGCTGGCCAAGCTGGCCGGCGCCATGAAGGGCAACCTCGCCAAGGCGGCCGGACTGTTCAACGCCCCGGCCTCGCAGATCGCCCGGCTCGCGGCCGCGCTGCAGGAGAAGAAGGCCGCCGAGCCGGCCTCGGCGCCGGCTGCCGAGCCGGCTTCCCCACCACCCGCTTCGGAAGCCCCCACGGAATCTTCTGAGACCCCGGCCGACGCCGAATAA
- a CDS encoding ROK family protein, which produces MYTLCLDIGGTKIAAGLADAAGALVHTAVRPTPTDGVAESVWDAVAAAIADVQRVADAPVGAVGIASAGPVDVHRGTVSPINISCWQRFPLRDRVAALIPGAPGVPVRLGGDGICMALGEHWRGAGRGARFMLGMVVSTGVGGGLVLDGVPYAGRTGNAGHVGHVVVEQDGRPCTCGGHGCVETVASGPSMVRWARAHGWSAPPGTGARGLAAAAAAGDPLAQQAFRRGTTALAAMIASVAAVCDLDLVVVGGGVAKSGPLLFEPLRAALAGYAGLDFLAGLRLVPAELGGEAGLVGAARLATLDRPPAAA; this is translated from the coding sequence ATGTACACCCTCTGCCTGGACATCGGGGGCACCAAGATCGCCGCCGGGCTGGCCGACGCCGCCGGCGCGCTGGTGCACACCGCGGTGCGGCCCACCCCCACCGACGGGGTCGCCGAATCGGTGTGGGACGCCGTCGCCGCGGCAATCGCCGACGTGCAGCGCGTGGCCGACGCTCCCGTCGGCGCCGTCGGCATCGCGTCGGCCGGCCCCGTCGACGTTCACCGCGGCACCGTCAGCCCCATCAACATCAGCTGCTGGCAGCGCTTCCCGCTGCGCGACCGGGTCGCGGCCCTGATTCCCGGGGCGCCCGGCGTGCCGGTGCGGTTGGGTGGCGACGGCATCTGCATGGCGCTGGGCGAGCACTGGCGCGGCGCGGGGCGCGGGGCGCGCTTCATGCTGGGCATGGTGGTCTCCACCGGCGTGGGCGGCGGGCTGGTGCTCGACGGCGTGCCGTATGCCGGGCGCACCGGTAACGCCGGGCACGTCGGTCATGTGGTGGTCGAACAGGACGGGCGGCCCTGCACGTGCGGCGGCCACGGCTGCGTCGAGACCGTGGCGTCGGGACCCTCGATGGTGCGCTGGGCGCGGGCACACGGCTGGTCCGCGCCGCCCGGCACCGGCGCCAGGGGTCTGGCCGCCGCGGCGGCGGCCGGGGATCCGTTGGCGCAGCAAGCCTTTCGCAGGGGCACCACCGCGCTGGCGGCGATGATCGCCTCGGTGGCCGCGGTGTGCGACCTGGACCTGGTCGTCGTCGGGGGAGGGGTCGCGAAATCGGGTCCCCTGCTCTTCGAGCCGCTGCGGGCGGCGCTGGCCGGCTACGCCGGCCTGGACTTCCTGGCCGGCTTGCGGTTGGTGCCCGCGGAGCTCGGTGGGGAGGCGGGTCTGGTCGGCGCGGCCCGGCTCGCCACGCTGGACCGGCCCCCCGCCGCGGCGTGA
- a CDS encoding DUF7158 domain-containing protein, protein MSGHPVATVGGAPVALAEVDLREARLRAGPGAAALPAAGSSEGRQLRRWLTQLIVTERVVAAEAAARGLTAGGAPTEGELLPDAAARLEIGSVAAAALADPRARALFADVTAGVAVTDDDVAAYHARNPLRFAAPAPARHGWRAPAVVGPPLAEVRCAIAEHLRGAARRRAFRIWLDERRAALVRLAPGYEHPGDPRQPDNTHRH, encoded by the coding sequence ATGAGCGGCCATCCGGTCGCCACCGTCGGCGGCGCACCCGTCGCGCTCGCCGAGGTCGACTTGCGGGAGGCGCGGTTGCGCGCCGGTCCGGGTGCGGCGGCGCTGCCCGCCGCCGGTAGCAGCGAGGGCCGCCAACTGCGGCGCTGGCTGACCCAGCTGATCGTCACCGAGCGGGTGGTCGCCGCCGAGGCCGCCGCGCGCGGGCTCACCGCGGGTGGCGCCCCGACCGAGGGGGAGCTGCTGCCCGACGCCGCGGCCCGGCTGGAGATCGGCAGCGTCGCCGCCGCCGCGCTGGCCGATCCGCGCGCCCGCGCGCTGTTCGCCGACGTCACCGCCGGGGTCGCGGTGACCGACGACGACGTCGCCGCCTACCACGCCCGCAACCCGCTGCGGTTCGCCGCGCCGGCCCCCGCCCGGCACGGCTGGCGGGCCCCCGCAGTGGTCGGCCCGCCGCTGGCGGAGGTGCGGTGCGCGATCGCCGAGCATCTGCGGGGCGCCGCGCGCCGCCGCGCCTTCCGGATCTGGCTGGACGAGCGCCGGGCGGCGCTGGTCCGGCTGGCGCCCGGCTACGAGCATCCCGGGGACCCGCGCCAACCCGACAACACCCACCGGCACTGA
- a CDS encoding NEW3 domain-containing protein gives MQVVSADATDLFVGPPDAPLQLVRVTVSGCTRPTPVRIDGDGLRGEAVAAAGQEVVEVAVVVERPVVGERRAARVQPSGRSFEFTFEFVTAEPGWTMFMVSHFHYDPVWWNTQGAYTSEWTEDPPGRARQRNGFDLVRAHLETARRDPDYKFVLAEVDYLKPYWDTRPEGRADLRRFLAEGRVEVMGGTYNEPNTNLTSPETTIRNLVHGIGFQRHVLGADPATAWQLDVFGHDPQFPGLAADAGLTSSSWARGPHHQWGPAQGGPETGGLDRMQFSSEFEWISPSGRGLLTHYMPAHYSAGWWMDSASTLAEAEDATYALFGQLKRVALTRNVLLPVGTDYTPPNKWVTSIHRDWAARYTWPRFVCALPREFFAAVRAELAGRGCAPSPQTRDMNPIYTGKDVSYIDTKQANRAAENAVLAAERFAVFAALTTGAEYPQAALSKAWVQLAYGAHHDAITGSQSDQVYLDLLTGWRDAWELGRATRDNSLALLSEAVSGDVTVWNPLARQRTDIVTARLDRAAAPGVRVVDADGAEVPAHVGHDGRSVTWLAADVPSLGWRAYRLVPGGEPTGWEPVPGSEIANEHYRLAVDPARGGGVAALRHGARQLIADGRVGNELTVYEEYPAHPTQGEGPWHLLPKGPVVCSADFPARVQAYRGPLGQRLVVHGRVGALLRYTQTLTLWRGVARVDCRTTVDEFTGADRLVRLRWPCPVPGAMPVSEVGDAVIGRGFALLGDRERSVDTAQHLWTLDNPAYGWFGLSVAARVRVGADARAVSVAEVVSPDETTSAPLARELMVALVRAGVTATCSGAGKPRYGHLDVDSNLPDVRIALGGPARNVFTGAVLAQAGPAYSAELERQLAATGRARVWVPAAAPLAAVWVPGADLRPPRALPVLVIDGRDEESLRAEIAAVADDLADAEIAVTQRAPSGMGPCEDRTVALLNRGVPSFAVDTEGTLHTALMRSCTGWPSGVWIDEPRRTAPDGSNFQLQHWTHAFDYALACGDGDWRRAGIPARSAEFSHPLLAVVAGERDAVLPPAGSLLRADPADAVQLAALKAAGNPLAGGSARPVDPGAVALRLVQATGTPTRVALGSSIAAITGLRAADLLEEAGEPVDSVHLHGYQVATVLARLETPRLSTSSASSAALAPHAEAAQPLYARYWLHNRGPAPLGGLPAVAHLHPTRVTADPGAEVVLRLTAAGDCSDAALDGAVTLVCPDGWSATPGELPLALEPGGHREADVTVAIPARARPGLYPVRAQLRLAGGEIPAAWRQVVEDVCVVAVGGDADPGGLAYLLDGPADVTLRAGDTARLAVTVGTRARADVALEAHLISPWGTWEWLGPAARGAVLPAGGTIELGFDVTPPAWLEPGRWWALVRLGCAGRLVYSPAVRVTVT, from the coding sequence TTCCGGGTGCACGCGCCCGACGCCGGTCCGCATCGACGGCGACGGCCTGCGTGGGGAAGCCGTCGCGGCCGCCGGGCAGGAGGTGGTCGAGGTTGCGGTGGTGGTGGAGCGGCCGGTGGTCGGTGAGCGGCGCGCCGCCCGCGTCCAGCCGTCGGGCAGGTCGTTCGAATTCACCTTCGAGTTCGTGACAGCCGAGCCCGGCTGGACGATGTTCATGGTCAGCCACTTCCACTACGACCCGGTCTGGTGGAACACCCAGGGCGCCTACACCAGCGAGTGGACCGAGGACCCGCCCGGGCGGGCGCGCCAGCGCAACGGCTTCGACCTGGTGCGCGCCCACCTGGAAACGGCCCGCCGCGATCCCGACTACAAATTCGTGCTGGCCGAGGTGGATTACCTCAAGCCGTACTGGGACACGCGCCCCGAGGGCCGGGCCGACCTGCGCCGGTTCCTGGCCGAGGGCCGCGTCGAGGTGATGGGCGGCACCTACAACGAACCCAACACCAACCTCACCAGCCCGGAGACGACCATCCGGAATCTGGTCCACGGCATCGGTTTTCAACGTCACGTGCTGGGCGCCGACCCGGCCACCGCGTGGCAGCTCGACGTGTTCGGCCACGACCCGCAGTTCCCCGGGCTGGCGGCCGACGCCGGCCTGACGTCGAGTTCGTGGGCGCGCGGCCCGCACCACCAGTGGGGCCCGGCCCAGGGCGGTCCCGAGACCGGTGGCCTCGATCGCATGCAGTTCAGCAGCGAGTTCGAGTGGATCTCGCCGTCCGGCCGCGGCCTGCTCACCCACTACATGCCCGCGCATTATTCGGCGGGCTGGTGGATGGACTCCGCGAGCACGCTCGCCGAGGCCGAGGACGCCACCTACGCGCTGTTCGGACAACTCAAGCGGGTCGCGCTGACGCGCAACGTGCTGCTACCCGTCGGCACCGATTACACGCCGCCGAACAAGTGGGTCACCTCGATCCACCGCGACTGGGCCGCCCGCTACACCTGGCCGCGTTTCGTGTGCGCGTTGCCGCGGGAGTTCTTCGCCGCGGTGCGCGCCGAACTGGCCGGGCGCGGGTGTGCGCCGTCGCCGCAGACCCGCGACATGAACCCGATCTACACCGGCAAGGACGTGTCCTACATCGACACCAAACAGGCCAACCGGGCCGCCGAGAACGCCGTGCTGGCCGCCGAGCGCTTCGCCGTGTTCGCCGCGCTGACGACCGGCGCCGAGTATCCGCAGGCCGCGCTGTCCAAGGCGTGGGTGCAGCTGGCCTACGGGGCGCACCACGACGCGATCACCGGATCGCAGTCCGACCAGGTCTACCTGGACCTGCTGACCGGCTGGCGCGACGCGTGGGAGCTGGGCCGCGCGACCCGCGACAACTCGCTGGCGCTGCTCTCGGAGGCGGTGAGCGGGGACGTGACCGTGTGGAATCCGCTGGCCCGGCAACGCACCGACATCGTGACCGCGCGGCTCGACCGCGCCGCCGCACCGGGGGTGCGGGTGGTCGACGCCGACGGCGCCGAGGTGCCCGCCCACGTCGGGCACGACGGCCGGTCGGTCACCTGGCTGGCGGCCGACGTGCCGTCGCTGGGCTGGCGCGCCTACCGTCTGGTCCCCGGCGGGGAGCCCACCGGCTGGGAGCCGGTGCCCGGATCCGAGATCGCCAACGAGCACTACCGGCTGGCGGTCGACCCGGCGCGGGGCGGGGGCGTGGCGGCGCTGCGGCACGGTGCCCGGCAGCTGATCGCCGACGGCCGGGTCGGCAACGAGCTGACCGTCTACGAGGAATACCCGGCGCACCCGACGCAGGGCGAGGGCCCGTGGCACCTGCTGCCCAAGGGGCCGGTGGTGTGCTCGGCCGATTTCCCCGCGCGGGTGCAGGCCTACCGCGGCCCGCTCGGCCAGCGGCTGGTGGTCCACGGCCGCGTCGGCGCGCTGCTGCGTTACACCCAGACCCTGACGCTGTGGCGCGGGGTGGCGCGGGTGGACTGCCGCACCACCGTCGACGAGTTCACCGGTGCCGACCGCTTGGTGCGCCTGCGCTGGCCGTGCCCGGTGCCCGGCGCCATGCCGGTCAGCGAGGTGGGCGACGCCGTCATCGGGCGCGGTTTCGCCCTGCTCGGCGACCGGGAACGCTCGGTGGACACCGCGCAGCACCTGTGGACCCTGGACAACCCGGCCTACGGCTGGTTCGGGCTGTCCGTGGCGGCCCGGGTGCGCGTCGGCGCCGACGCGCGGGCGGTGTCGGTGGCCGAGGTGGTGTCGCCGGACGAGACGACCTCCGCGCCGCTGGCCCGCGAGCTGATGGTGGCGCTGGTCCGCGCCGGTGTCACGGCCACCTGCAGCGGCGCCGGCAAGCCGCGCTACGGCCACCTCGACGTCGACTCCAACCTGCCCGACGTGCGGATCGCACTCGGCGGGCCGGCCCGCAACGTCTTCACCGGAGCCGTTCTCGCGCAGGCCGGCCCGGCATACTCCGCCGAACTCGAGCGGCAACTGGCCGCGACCGGCCGGGCCAGGGTGTGGGTGCCGGCCGCGGCTCCGCTGGCGGCGGTCTGGGTGCCCGGCGCCGACCTGCGCCCGCCGCGGGCGCTGCCCGTGCTGGTGATCGACGGCCGCGACGAGGAAAGCCTGCGCGCCGAGATCGCGGCGGTGGCCGACGACCTCGCCGACGCCGAGATCGCCGTCACGCAGCGGGCGCCGTCGGGAATGGGCCCCTGCGAAGACCGGACGGTCGCGCTGCTCAACCGCGGGGTGCCCAGCTTCGCCGTCGACACCGAGGGCACGCTGCACACCGCGCTGATGCGGTCCTGCACCGGCTGGCCGTCGGGCGTCTGGATCGACGAGCCGCGCCGCACCGCGCCCGACGGCTCGAACTTCCAGCTCCAGCACTGGACGCACGCCTTCGACTACGCGCTGGCCTGCGGCGACGGCGACTGGCGGCGCGCCGGGATTCCGGCGCGCAGCGCGGAGTTCTCCCACCCGCTGCTTGCCGTCGTCGCCGGCGAGCGGGACGCCGTGCTGCCGCCGGCGGGATCGCTGCTGCGCGCCGACCCCGCCGACGCGGTGCAGCTCGCCGCCCTCAAGGCGGCGGGCAACCCGCTGGCGGGGGGCAGCGCCCGGCCGGTCGACCCCGGCGCGGTGGCGCTGCGGTTGGTGCAGGCGACGGGGACGCCCACCCGCGTGGCGCTGGGCTCCTCGATCGCCGCGATCACCGGCCTGCGCGCCGCCGACCTGCTGGAAGAGGCGGGCGAACCCGTCGACTCCGTGCACCTGCACGGCTATCAGGTGGCCACCGTGCTGGCGAGGCTCGAAACGCCCCGGCTGTCAACGTCTTCCGCGTCTTCCGCCGCGCTGGCCCCGCACGCCGAGGCCGCTCAACCCCTCTACGCGCGCTACTGGCTGCACAACCGGGGGCCCGCGCCCCTCGGCGGGTTGCCCGCGGTCGCCCACCTGCACCCCACCCGGGTGACCGCCGACCCCGGCGCGGAGGTGGTGCTGCGGCTGACCGCGGCCGGCGACTGCAGCGATGCCGCACTGGACGGCGCGGTGACGCTGGTGTGCCCGGACGGTTGGTCGGCCACGCCGGGTGAGCTGCCCTTGGCGCTGGAGCCCGGCGGGCACCGGGAAGCCGACGTGACGGTGGCGATCCCGGCTCGCGCACGGCCCGGGCTCTATCCCGTCCGCGCGCAGCTGCGCCTGGCCGGCGGCGAAATCCCCGCCGCGTGGCGCCAGGTGGTCGAGGATGTATGCGTGGTGGCGGTGGGCGGCGACGCCGATCCCGGCGGACTGGCCTACCTGCTGGACGGGCCCGCCGATGTCACGCTGCGCGCCGGCGACACGGCCCGGCTGGCGGTCACGGTCGGCACCCGCGCGCGGGCCGACGTGGCGCTCGAGGCGCATCTGATCAGCCCGTGGGGCACCTGGGAGTGGCTGGGCCCGGCCGCGCGCGGCGCCGTGCTGCCCGCCGGCGGCACGATCGAACTGGGCTTCGACGTGACCCCGCCCGCCTGGCTGGAGCCGGGCCGGTGGTGGGCCCTGGTCCGGCTGGGCTGTGCCGGGCGGCTCGTCTACTCACCGGCGGTGCGGGTGACCGTGACATGA